The segment CCAACGTCTCGTCGGCGACCGGCGTCTCGTCGGCGACCGGCGTCTCGTCGGCGGCTGGCAGTTCGTCGGCCATCATCGCTTCGTAGAGCCTGTCCTCGTAGGACACCCCCGACATCGGCGGCGAGTCCGACGGAGGCACGGCTGCGGCATCGGCGGGCGCCGACGCGATGTCGATGAGCGGCGCCCCGAGAGGCGGCTCCGGCAGCACGACGGGCTCCGCTGCGACGCTCGGCGCCGGCAGGTCGTTCCAGTCGAATCGCGCTGGCTCGGCAGAGGGGTGAGAAGTGTCGCTCGGGACGGAGATGAGCTCCGTGAAGGAGACGTCTCGCGAGGGCTCTTCCGGCTCGAGGGGGCTGTCGTCGTGCGGGTCAGAGGCACCGACGCTCGGCCGTTCGTCGGAGGCGGGTGCCTCGCTCGACCCGGCGGTCGACTCGCTCGACCCGGCGGGCGACTCCGTCTCCGGCTGGTCGCCGAAGACGGCGCCGAAGGCCGCGGTCGGCGTCTCGCCGGGGCCGTCATGACGGGGAAGGTATTCAGTGTCGAGCACCGTCGGATCGGCCTCGACGACGGTCGCGGACTCGACGGCGGTCGTGGGCGCGGGGTCGGGCTCGACGTCGGGCGCAGTCGCAGGCGCAGGGTCGTGCACCTCCGACCGCAGAGCGGACAGGTCGAGGGCCATGGGGTGAGGAACCGCGCTCGGCAGCGCCGAGGCGGGCACGTCGGATGCCTGCGGCTCGTCCCCGGCAGGATCGGGCCCTTCCGGCTGGCCTGCAGCGGGTTCCCCCGCCACGGAGTCGGACGCGGCGCGATCGGGATCGATGACCTCGTCATCGGCCGGCGAACCGGAGGCCGTCGCGGCTTCGCCGGCCTGCTCCTCGGTCGTCTCGACCTTCGCCGAGTGACGGGGAGCCCGCGGTTCACCGAAGAACGAGGCCGCGCTGGGAAGCCGCCGCGGCACGATGGGTGCGGTCTCGCCGAGCGAGGTGTCCGGGACGCTCTCGTCGCGGGCATCATGGAGCTCCGGCGCCTGCGTCTCCAGGTCGGCGGAGGACACGGCCGAGCCGGAGGCCTCGCCGGCGGGCCGGGAGACCTCGTCGTCAGCCGACGTGGGCTCGGGGTCGGCGCGAGGCGCGACCGGCAGGAGCGAGGTGGGCTGCGCGTCGTCGACGTCGGTCTCGGTGCGGGGGGTGGGCGGCGTCACCGGTGCGGCAGGCGGCTCCTGCGCGACATCGTCGTCGGCGAACTGCGAGGCGAACCACGCCGCGGCGTCGTCGACCGTCTCGTCGGCGCTGCTCGGCTCGTCGTGGCTCGCCGGAGGACGCCCGTCGCTCACGGCTCCAGCCCGAGGTCCGTGAGATCGATCGCGGCGAAGTAGGGGTAGCCCGCCTCCTCGATCACTTCGCGCGCCCCCGTTGCGCGGTCCACGACGACGGCGACGCCGACGACTGTGGCTCCGACCTTCTCG is part of the Frondihabitans sp. 762G35 genome and harbors:
- a CDS encoding septum formation family protein, translating into MSDGRPPASHDEPSSADETVDDAAAWFASQFADDDVAQEPPAAPVTPPTPRTETDVDDAQPTSLLPVAPRADPEPTSADDEVSRPAGEASGSAVSSADLETQAPELHDARDESVPDTSLGETAPIVPRRLPSAASFFGEPRAPRHSAKVETTEEQAGEAATASGSPADDEVIDPDRAASDSVAGEPAAGQPEGPDPAGDEPQASDVPASALPSAVPHPMALDLSALRSEVHDPAPATAPDVEPDPAPTTAVESATVVEADPTVLDTEYLPRHDGPGETPTAAFGAVFGDQPETESPAGSSESTAGSSEAPASDERPSVGASDPHDDSPLEPEEPSRDVSFTELISVPSDTSHPSAEPARFDWNDLPAPSVAAEPVVLPEPPLGAPLIDIASAPADAAAVPPSDSPPMSGVSYEDRLYEAMMADELPAADETPVADETPVADETLAADHETPTVGHEAEAADRDAEAAADASPRTESEPEAEPAPESAFVPAEPESTVDDTLDRDPSWADAPRDPIPPALTPVEHPADSRPSGDPVDDREPAATSILPVVEPTVDAPASPPRDADPARTEAIERPEVATSRLPIQDARPERALGDAAGAPASASWNLAAPRADVGPIDPAAAPAAWASAAPAAAGADSERVPSRSSGDGPGAGGGGFASWPRERRILLIVAIGVAFVVVLLGLFFAAQAIVRGSTASAETPPATVPTTSASASTSASARPSTSPTPSAPASAAPTTASGPAAPGTRAWNVLRGGECLSSFPNAWQTTYDVVDCATAHPAQMVATKTLDGAAGAAYPGDAALQNQIAFACSSAAVVNLNAAKAYTDVRVSGSFPTATQWSSGDRTAYCFVSRGGGQTMTTSLAAAPA